CAGGCCACGGGTCACGTAGAGATAGCCGCCCGGCAGGGCAAAGGCATTGATAGCCGGAGAATTCAGAATGGTAATGCGATAGGACTGCTGCGGGTTTTCAGACACCACCGTCAACGCACCGGCAATTTTCGCCACCAGCCGTTCGGTTTTTTCGTCGTGATATTCGCCGCCATAGCTTGCCACGATACGGGGATGCTCACGCGCACCCATCTGGGCGCGGGGATCGTCCTTCTGCACTTCCTGAACGATCTGCGGCGAAGACGAGGGCGAGATGTTCGGCTGATAGGACTGCTCAACCATCGACTGGCAGCCGGCAAGCGACAGGGCCGCGACAAGGCCGAGGCTGGCTTTCAATCCAGGGCGCATTTTTCCCACCACCATTCGCGTGGTTTGCCAGGTGCCTTGCTGTGCAGGGGCCATCAGGATCATATTGCAGCGCATCCTAGAAACGTCTTCGTCCCCTTACCTGTTCAGTCACACCCGCGATTTCGCTGATATTGCGACGCGGGACGTTTCACGATTTTCATCCAAATCCTTAACAGCATATTATTGATTTGGATAAAACTGCGCATCGCACAAGATCAGTCAATTGGATAAGAAAATGTTAATGATCGCATTGATTTGTGCTTTGTATGCATCACGCCATGCCAGCTGGTCGCGTCGAAATCATGGCCTCAAAGCCGATCGCGATCATGAAAGGGACCGAGGAAGGTCTTGAGTGCAGCCGGGCCTTCGCCGGAAAGGAAGGTTTTTGCGTCGCAATTCAGTGAAATGCGGCCTCGATCCAGAAACAGCACATCATCAGCCAGGCGCCGCACATCCTGGGGATCGTGGCTGACGATCAACACGCTCTGGCCGGTTTCGCGGTGCAGATCCAGCAGCAGGTCTGCCATGCTGGCGCGCAGGCCAGGATCGAGGGCGGCAAAAGGTTCGTCCAGCAACAACACTGGCTTACGCCGCACTAGCGCACGGGCAAAGGCAGCACGCTGTTTTTCGCCGCCGGAAAGCGTTGCTGGCTTGCGCTTGTCATAACCGCCAAGTCCCACTCTTTTCAGTGCCTCGCTCACCGCCCGCCGATCCGCCGCGCTAAGCCGCAGAGACGGATCGATGCCAAGGCCGATATTGGTGGCGAGATCGAGATGGGCAAACAGGTTATGGTCCTGGAACACCAGGGAGACCGGACGTTTGGCGGGGGGCAGATCCGTGATGTCTTCCGAGCCGATCCTTATACGGCCCTGATCGGGCATTTCGAACCCCGCAATCAAGTTCAGCAGGGTGGATTTGCCTGAGCCGGACATGCCGGTGATCGCGGTGATCTTTCCCGCAGCGACCTGATCGTTGAAACCAAAACTCTGGTTTGCCAGCCGCAATTGCACGTTGTCGAGAACAATTGCGGCATCGGGGATAGTGGCCGTCTCGCTCAAGCTCGATCCTCCGGTTTGCCAGCACTTGAACCGCCTGCCGTTCCAATCATGGTCAGCACAAGGCAGACAAGGCCGAGCAGCAGGGCCAGGCCATCCGCATCGGCGGTGCGGTAGCTGCCCATCCGGCTATAGATCAGCCATGGCAAAGTCGCCAGATTATTGGCACCGAACAGGGCCACCGCCCCAAGGTCTCCAAGCGATAGCGCCATGGCAAAGGACAGGGCCGTCAAGATCGGACGGCGCAGGCCCGGCCAGTCGATATGGCGGATCTTGGCCAGTCCGCCAAGGCCGAGGCTTGCAGACAGGCGCGCCGTGCGGTGGTGATGGGTGGCGATGGCCGGTGCCAAGACCCCCATGGTAAAGGGCAGCGCCATGATCGCGTTGATCGCCACCACCACCGGCCCGGCAAACCCCGCCGCATTGCCCATCTGGCGCAGCAGCAGGAACCAGCCGGTGGCAAGCACGATCACTGGCACTAGCAGAACCAGCGAGGATGTTGCGCCAATCAGCCGGGACAGAGTGGTTGCGGTCAGGGTTTTTTGCCGCAGGCCGGATAGTGCTGTCCTGGCATTGATGAAGACGAGGCTGAGACCCAGCGCCAGCAGGGCGGCGGGAAAAGCGATCGCAAGGCTAAGACCGGCAGCCCGCCAGACCGAGGGATCATCAAGCAGTTTCAGGAGATCAGCTTTGAAGCCGGCAAAAGCGATATTGGCAAGGGGCGTGACCAGGAAAAACAGAGCAAACAGCAGCACAACCCCATCCCAGACCCGCGCTGCCAGTCCCTTGCCATCGAGCCGCAGCACAGGTCTTTCATCGGGCAATGCCTGGTCGTCTGGTGCCGGAAACAGCGCCAAAAGGCCAAGCAACAGGGCCGTGACAGCCAGTTGTAGCGTGGCTAGGCACACAGCAAGGGGCGGATCGAAATCAAAGCGCAAGGCCTGATAGATCGCCACTTCCAGCGTGGTTGCGCCCGGCCCGCCGCCCAGCGTCATCACCAGCGTGAAACTCGTGGCGCAGAGCATGAAGATCAGCCCGGCGATGCCGGGAAGTAAGGGGCTGAGGGCTGGCCATTCGATCATCCGAAAAATCGCAATCGGACCCATGCCAAGGCTTGCCGCCATGCGCCAATAATCCGGTGGCACTCGTTCCAGCCCGGCAAGCAGCAGGCGGCATGCCAAGGGCATGTTGAAAAACACATGGGCAATGAGAATGCCGGTCAGGCCGTAAATGCTGACCGGTGTCTGACGGCCAAGTAGCGCCAGCAGATCATTGGCAAACCCGTTGCGACCCCAAATACCGATCAGGCCCAGCGCTCCGATCAGCACCGGCAGACCCATGGGCAGCGCCATCAGCCGGATCAGCCAGCGGCGACCCCAGAAATGCCGTTGCCGTGCTATCGCCAGCGCTACCGGCAGGGCAAAGACAAGAGACAGCAATGTCGATAGCCCGGCCTGCACCAGGGTGAAGCGCAGGATGGACAGCGTGTAACTGTCCAGCGCCAGCGGCACGTTGTCACCGCTTGCCACCAGCAAGGCGGCGATTGCCAACCCGATAAACGCAAACAGGCTGGCAAGGCCAATGACCCCGCCAGCAATCGGTAGCAGGTTTTGCCGTGCGAGAGCCATGCCGGGCCTTACTTAGCTGCCATTGCCGCCTGCCATTCCGCAATCCAGGCCTTGCGGTTGGTGGCAACTTCCTGCGGGCTCATCAGGAAGGTCTTGGCTGGCTTGACCAGACGGTCGAAAGCCTCTGGCAGCGGGGTCGAGGTCTTGGTGACTGGCATCATCCAGTTGTTGGTCGGGATCTCATTCTGGAAGCCTGACGTCAGCATGAATTTCAGGAAATCCTCGGCCAATTGCTTGTGCTTGGCGCCTTTCAACAGTCCCGCCACTTCGATCTGGATGTAATGCCCTTCCGAAAAGGGCGCGGCCTGATAACGATCGGTGTTTTCAGATACCATGTGATAGGCGGGTGAGGTCGTATAGGAAAACACCATCGGCACTTCGCCCTTGGTAAACAGGCCATAGGCTTCCGACCAGCCGGGAGTGACGGTCAGCACCCGGTCCTTCAATTTTGCCCAGGCGGCAGGCGCGTCCTTACCATAAACGGATTTGACCCAGAGCAGCAGGCCGAGCCCCGGCGTCGAGGTGCGCGGGTCTTCGATGACGATTTTTTGGGTAGGGTCGCCTTCCACCAGTTCCTTCAGGCTTTTGGGCGGATTTTTCACGGTCTGGGTGTCGTAGACGACGGCAAAATGTCCGTAATCATAGGGCACAAACATATCGTCCTTGAAGCTGCCAGGCACCTGTGCCGCCGAGGCGTCAATGCCGTGCGGGGCAAAAAGCCCGGTTTCTTTGGCTTCCTCGGTGAGATTGGTGTCCAGCCCCAGCGCCAGATCTGCCTCGCTGGAAGCGCCTTCCAGTTTCAAGCGGTTCAGCAGTGCCACGCCATCTTCCAGCCCCACAAACTTGACGGTGCAGCCGCAGGTCTTTTCAAAGGTGGCTTTCACCTTCGGCCCCGGCCCCCATTCGGAAACGAAGCTTTCATAGGTGTAGATGGTCAGCACCTTGTCTTCGGCCTGGGCGGCCGTCAGGCTGGCAAGAAGGGGAAGGGCTGCTAGCAACAAACGGCGCATGGTCTCTCCTTGAACAACAACAATGAAAGAGAGACAGGGAGCAGACATGCACCTCTAATCCCTCCGCCGGTTTTAACCGGATCAGGTTCCGCGGGTTGGCCTAAGCCTCTCAGCCCCGAACCAAAATCGGAGCACCCCGTTAGAGTATTAGGCGCAGATGTAACTGGCCGATCGTGAGCTGGCAAGGGGTGGAAAAGAGGAATGATACGTCCGGTATGTCACTACGGCAGATCTTGTTTATGTCCAATTATGCCAATGCGGATGTTTTCTTGGCATAGTTTAGTCGGCTATTTAACTCTTTCCAAAAACACCGATTTTAGGTGTCGCGTATCATCGATGTTGTGTTGGGGCGTATCAGTTCTGTTTGAGGCTATAACAGGTGGGGTGGTCACATCACTTGCAATCATATCTTGATTGCGACATAATGTTGAAATTATTGTCGCATATTGGTTTTTGCCGTTCTCACGGAGTTTGTCATGGTCGAGAAACTACAAAGTGAAGCCCGAAACAAGGTTTTTAAAGGGGCGGTGGATACTGCCTGCGTCGGCATACACACTACGGGAATGCTAAGCGGACATACGGGAAGTTGGGGCGATAACGAAATTCTTGAGCAAGCGCGCATTGCCACGATGAGGCCCGGCGGTCGGGCCGAAGCTTATCTCAATCACTATCGTCAAGGGTCTGGTGCCGATGTTCATTTTTCAGTCAAGCAATTGATGGATGAAGATCAATCGGTGAAAGCGTATATTACGCGTAAGATAAACGAGATGGTTGCGTTCTTTGAAAATAGTGGTACGCCGATGTCCAGCATGATCGGTATTGTCGGATTGGCGCAGAAATATTTCAGTAATATTGATTGGCAATACGCCACCGGTTCCCTGAACATAAAATGGAGCGTGGTCGATAAATTTGAAAGGTCAAATGGCAGATTTTTGCTCGTTGAATTAAGCTGCGTCAATGTTTATCGATGGCATCCTGAAGCTGACCGCTATACGCAATGTGTCCATCAGGCTGCCCAAAACCTTCAAAAGCCAGCTTCGGATTTCAATGTAGGCGCACCATTGAATCCGATGGACATTGGATCTTATGTCGGATTAAAGCCCGGAAAAACGCAAAAATTTCCTGCTGCGCGAAATTTCAAAATGATATCTAAGCCGGAAAGAGTTATACTTCCAAAACTATCTGGAATTCCAAATGTTTCTGGGAGTGGAGCCGTTTCTTCTATATAGATTGGAATGAAACAGACGAAGACGGTGCGATATTTTCCTGTGTTATTTTTGGGTCTTCACTATCCCGTGGCTTAGAATAGTGAATCGCTTACGAGTCCTTTATCCGGTTTAAAAAGTGGCCAATTCGACATCGTCCCTTTGATTTGTGAGTGATAGACGTGATTATTCAGTAGCCAAGCGGTGGTAACTAGAGCATTCTTGAGGTCAAGGGCGGCATTAGAGGCCGCGACTCAATGATGATTGTACCGCGACGAATGTTTGACAACGAAACCGCCGCGCCGGACCTGACATTTGCCGAACAGATGCGCATGGCTGGCCAATCCTTCTGGTCCAGCCATGTAAGAGGGCGCATTCTGCTGCTCTCGCTTTCGTTGCTCGTCGTCATTTTGCTGTTGACCTACGGCCAGATATTGCTCAATCGCTGGAACCAGCCGTTCTATAACGCCTTGGAAAATCGCGATCTGCCAGCTTTCTGGCAGGAGTTGCGCAATTTCTTCTTCATTGCCGCCTTTCTGCTTGTCATCAATGTGGCGCAGACCTTTTTTAGCCAGATGACCGCGCTCTACATGCGCGAGGGATTGGCCCGCGATATGGTCGATCAATGGCTGAAAGGCAGGCGTGCCTATCGGCTGTCGGTGTCCAGCCCGCTTGGCGTCAATCCAGACCAGCGCCTGCATGAAGATGCGCGCAAACTGGCGGAATCGACGACGTCGCTCACCGTCGGCTTGGTGCAATCCACCATTCTGCTCGTCAGTTTCATCAGCGTGCTCTGGGAATTGTCCGGGGATTTCTCGCTGACCCTGTTTGGCCACCAGATCGCCATTCCCGGTTATATGGTCTGGGCGGCGCTGATCTATGCGGGTGGGGCGGCGGTGGCGAGCAATCTGGTCGGGGCAACGCTCACCCGTCTCAATTCCACCCGCTATGCCCGCGAGGCGGAGCTTCGTGCGGCCCTGATGCGCAGCAACGAGCATCTGGAGCCGATCGCGCTCGCACGCGGCGAGGATGTCGAGCGCGGCCAGATCCATGCCACCATCGACCGCGTGCTGGCGATTATTTCCAAGCTGGCGCTGGCGCTGACCAATCTGACCTGGGTATCGGCGGCCTTCGGCTGGCTGGCGCTGATCGTGCCGGTGCTGATCGCCTCGCCAGCCTATTTCGGCGGCACCATGACCTTCGGCGGCTTGATGATGGCGGCCTCGGCTTTCACGCAGGTCTATACGGCGCTGCGCTGGTATGTCGATAATTTCGGGGCGATTGCCGATTGGAAGGCGACACTGCTGCGGGTGATGGTGCTGCGCGCCGCTCTGATCGAACCAGCGCTGACCGAGACGGTGGAAGGCCAGATCCGGGTCGAGGCCGGAAAGCCGGGCGAACTGGCTTTCGAGGATGTCTATATCCGCACCCCCGTCGAGGCGGAGGCCCATTGGGGCGGTTATCATCTGAAAGAGGACAATCCCACCATCCTTGCCGGTGAACATGTGATGGTCAACGGTGATCCCGGCATCAACCGGCGACAATTCTTCAACGCCATCGCTGGACTCTGGCCCTATGGTGAGGGCCTGATCCGCCTGCCGCAGGAAGATCATATCCTGTTTGTGCCGCAGACCCCCTATCTGCCGGAGGGGCGGTTGCGGGACATCCTGGCCTATCCCGAGGATGCCTCCACCTATGGTGACGAGGCGATGACGCTGGCGCTGAAGACGGTTAAGCTCAGCCGCCTTGCTAGCGCGCTGGACGAGCGGCAGCGTTGGGACCGGGTGCTGGACAAGGATGAGCAGATGGCGCTGGCTTTTGCCCATATCCTGTTGCGCAAGCCTCATTGGGTGGTGTTCAACGATGTGCTTGATGGGTTGGAGCCGGAAACGGCGACGATCCTGACCGGCGTGATGACGCAGTTAGAAGAGGCGACGCTGATCTATATCGGCCGCGCCCAGGGCTTTATCGATGCGGTATCGCCGCGCATCCTGCATCTGGAGCGGATGGACGTGCCGGTGCCGGAATAGGCCTGCTCGGCGGCATAACGCCTGAAAGCGGGCATCATCTCGTCCGATTTAAAGAATTATCCAGTAGACTCTCTGCCCGCAGAAGCTTACTGCATAATCTTTAAACCAGATATGGATTAAAAAAGCGAAATTGCGCGCCAAGCAGACTGTGACATCGCCCTTGGGGCGCTCTGCACAGGCGCTCGCAATATCAGAATTCATTGGGCCGTTTTCCGCGTGCCGCCGCATCATGCCAATAGCCGTTAACAATGGCAGTCGGTATTCCGTTGCGACTATCTCAAGCCTTTAAGGCACTTGGGATGGTCGTTTTTTTTTCAAGGCAGGGATGCGTGTGCGTCTTCGGGCCTTGCTATAACACAAAAGAGACAGAGCATTTCCTGGAGCGTCCTTGGCGCTGGAAATGGTCCCACTAGAGGCTGGATATGATCGAATTGACACCCACGCAGATCCGCGGACTGAAGCTTGCCAAGGACGGCGATCTGTATCCCCAGCCGCTGAAGAAATGGACGCATCTGAACGCAGAGGTGACCTATTCCCGGACCGACCGTTTCAAGGAACGGCCGCAGAAGATCAAGTTTCTTACCACCACGACCGTGACGGAACTGACAGACCTGGGCCTGCTGGAACGGTGCAATACCGCAGAAGAAGCCGAGCAAGATTCGCGCCGGATTACGATGGCCGGCAAGATGTGGCTGCTCAAAACCAAATAATGGTTACTGCATCATTCTTTAAACCGGAATCTGTTTAAAGAGAAAATTATGCAGCAGATATCAAGAGCGACAGCGAACCTTTGTGCGCCATATAGGGCGCATGGCGCTGTAGTGATGCCAATGCCTGGAGATGTCTTTGTGCCTCCAGGCATTGGGAATGTACGGCTTCATGCTACACATGTAATACCAAGTCTCTGACATGCTGACGCATCCTCGACTAGACGGCATTACAAATATCTCAAATGCATCAATCGCTTGAGATATTTGCAAAAGGAATACGAAGAGTCATCTTCAATGACTCTTCGTATAAAGCGCTACAGCGAGCTTTGCGCAGGCTGCTATAGAGCGCTTGGGTTACCCCTCCAGTTCTTCGCGCAGCATTTCCAGTTCCAGCCATTCCTCTTCCATGCGGGCGATGGACTGACGTAGCGCTTCCATTTCGGCGGCGAGCTTGTTGAATGTGGCGGGGTCCTTCACGAACAGATTGGGATCGGCCATTTTTGTCTCGCGCAGCGCGATCTCTTTCTCGGCCTTTTCCATTTCCTTCGGCAGGTTTTCCAGCGCAAATTTCTGCTTGAAGGACAGTTTTCCCTTGTTCTTCGGCGCCGTATCACCGCTTTTGCCGCCACCCTCCTGCGTTTTGGCTTTTTCCGCCTTTTCCACGCGCTTGCGCTCGTCTTCCACACCCCGGCGCTGCGCCAGCATGTCGGAATAGCCGCCGGCATATTCGATCCAGTGGCCATTGGGGGCTTCCGGATTGGCGGGGGCGATGGTCGAGGTTACCGTGCGGTCGAGGAAATCACGGTCATGGCTGACGAGGATGACGGTGCCGGAATATCCGGTGACGATTTCCTGAAGCAGGTCCAGCGTCTCGATATCGAGGTCGTTGGTCGGCTCGTCGAGGATCAGCAGATTGGAGGGTTTCGCCATGATTCGCGCCAGCATCAGCCGGGCCCGCTCGCCGCCGGACAGGTTGCGGATCGGGGTGCGGGCCTGTTCCGGCTGAAACAGGAATTCCTTCATATAGCCGGTGACATGTTTCTGCTCACCATTGACCAGCAGGTTCTCGCCGCGCCCATCCGTCAGGTAATTGGCCAGC
This region of Agrobacterium vitis genomic DNA includes:
- a CDS encoding thiamine ABC transporter ATP-binding protein, with amino-acid sequence MSETATIPDAAIVLDNVQLRLANQSFGFNDQVAAGKITAITGMSGSGKSTLLNLIAGFEMPDQGRIRIGSEDITDLPPAKRPVSLVFQDHNLFAHLDLATNIGLGIDPSLRLSAADRRAVSEALKRVGLGGYDKRKPATLSGGEKQRAAFARALVRRKPVLLLDEPFAALDPGLRASMADLLLDLHRETGQSVLIVSHDPQDVRRLADDVLFLDRGRISLNCDAKTFLSGEGPAALKTFLGPFHDRDRL
- the thiP gene encoding thiamine/thiamine pyrophosphate ABC transporter permease ThiP — its product is MALARQNLLPIAGGVIGLASLFAFIGLAIAALLVASGDNVPLALDSYTLSILRFTLVQAGLSTLLSLVFALPVALAIARQRHFWGRRWLIRLMALPMGLPVLIGALGLIGIWGRNGFANDLLALLGRQTPVSIYGLTGILIAHVFFNMPLACRLLLAGLERVPPDYWRMAASLGMGPIAIFRMIEWPALSPLLPGIAGLIFMLCATSFTLVMTLGGGPGATTLEVAIYQALRFDFDPPLAVCLATLQLAVTALLLGLLALFPAPDDQALPDERPVLRLDGKGLAARVWDGVVLLFALFFLVTPLANIAFAGFKADLLKLLDDPSVWRAAGLSLAIAFPAALLALGLSLVFINARTALSGLRQKTLTATTLSRLIGATSSLVLLVPVIVLATGWFLLLRQMGNAAGFAGPVVVAINAIMALPFTMGVLAPAIATHHHRTARLSASLGLGGLAKIRHIDWPGLRRPILTALSFAMALSLGDLGAVALFGANNLATLPWLIYSRMGSYRTADADGLALLLGLVCLVLTMIGTAGGSSAGKPEDRA
- the thiB gene encoding thiamine ABC transporter substrate binding subunit; this translates as MRRLLLAALPLLASLTAAQAEDKVLTIYTYESFVSEWGPGPKVKATFEKTCGCTVKFVGLEDGVALLNRLKLEGASSEADLALGLDTNLTEEAKETGLFAPHGIDASAAQVPGSFKDDMFVPYDYGHFAVVYDTQTVKNPPKSLKELVEGDPTQKIVIEDPRTSTPGLGLLLWVKSVYGKDAPAAWAKLKDRVLTVTPGWSEAYGLFTKGEVPMVFSYTTSPAYHMVSENTDRYQAAPFSEGHYIQIEVAGLLKGAKHKQLAEDFLKFMLTSGFQNEIPTNNWMMPVTKTSTPLPEAFDRLVKPAKTFLMSPQEVATNRKAWIAEWQAAMAAK
- a CDS encoding ABC transporter ATP-binding protein/permease, translated to MMIVPRRMFDNETAAPDLTFAEQMRMAGQSFWSSHVRGRILLLSLSLLVVILLLTYGQILLNRWNQPFYNALENRDLPAFWQELRNFFFIAAFLLVINVAQTFFSQMTALYMREGLARDMVDQWLKGRRAYRLSVSSPLGVNPDQRLHEDARKLAESTTSLTVGLVQSTILLVSFISVLWELSGDFSLTLFGHQIAIPGYMVWAALIYAGGAAVASNLVGATLTRLNSTRYAREAELRAALMRSNEHLEPIALARGEDVERGQIHATIDRVLAIISKLALALTNLTWVSAAFGWLALIVPVLIASPAYFGGTMTFGGLMMAASAFTQVYTALRWYVDNFGAIADWKATLLRVMVLRAALIEPALTETVEGQIRVEAGKPGELAFEDVYIRTPVEAEAHWGGYHLKEDNPTILAGEHVMVNGDPGINRRQFFNAIAGLWPYGEGLIRLPQEDHILFVPQTPYLPEGRLRDILAYPEDASTYGDEAMTLALKTVKLSRLASALDERQRWDRVLDKDEQMALAFAHILLRKPHWVVFNDVLDGLEPETATILTGVMTQLEEATLIYIGRAQGFIDAVSPRILHLERMDVPVPE